Genomic DNA from Burkholderia vietnamiensis LMG 10929:
GACGAAGCGGCCGGCGGCAATTGCGACCGCGGTCGCGATGGGGTTCGCGCGGTCGAGGGTCGTGAATCGCCCGTTATGCAGGATCAGATCCGGTTGGGTCACGGTTGCGGTCATGTGCATCACCTCTTGATGATCAGAAGCCAAACAGCTGTTTGACGGTGGGCAAGGCCTGCACGCCGATCAGCATGCCGAGCAACCCGACCAGCGCAATCAGCGGCGGTGCGGGAGAGCGAACCTTGATGGCGCTGTAAATCACACCGATCAGCAGGCCCGCACCAAGCGAAACCAGATAGGGTTCCATGCGATAAATCTCCCGGAGAATGTCGAACGCGGCGGCGGTGTGCCGGCCCGCATGCCGCGCGCGGCATGCGTGACGCGCTCACGTGCGCCCGCGCGGCAATGGCCGCTGCGGCGGGTTCGCATGGAACCCGCCGCAGCGGCCGCGACGGTCGTAACCCGTCTGCGCTTACTTCGCCGGAACCGGCGGGATCGACTCGTGCGGCGTCGCGGTGCGCGGCGCGCTCTTGTGGACCATCGTGTATGCGTAGTCGACGCCCATCCCGTACGCGCCCGAATGCTCCTTGGCGATCGCCATCACCGCGTCATACGTTTCGCGGCGCGCCCAGTCGCGTTGCCATTCGAGCAGCACCTGCTGCCACGTGACCGGCACCACGCCGGCCTGCACCATGCGCTGCATCGCGACGTCGTGCGCGGCTTGCGACGTGCCGCCCGATGCGTCGGACACCATGTAGATTTCGTAGTCGCCTTCGAGCATCGCGCACAGCGCGAAGGTCGTGTTGCAGACTTCGGTCCACAGGCCCGACACGACCACCTTCTTGCGGCCGTTGGCGGCCAGTGCGTCGCGCACTTTCTGGTCGTCCCACGAGTTCATCGACGTGCGTTCGAGCGTCTTCTGGTTCGGGAACACGTCGAGCAGTTCCGGATACGTGTGGCCCGAGAAGCTGTCGCTTTCGACGGTCGTGATCGTGGTCGGGATGTTGAAGACCTTCGCGGCCTTCGCGAGGCCGACGACGTTGTTCTTCAGCGTCTGGCGATCGATCGATTGCACGCCGAACGCCATCTGCGGCTGCTGGTCGATGAAGATCAGCTGGCTGTTGTGCGGAGTCAGTACTTCAAGCTTCGGGTTGCTCATGGCGATGATGTCCTTTGACGCGGAGAAATGTGAGGCTTGCCCCGCCGACGAATCTGCGAGGCGTCCGATGCGTTGTGTCGAGCGGTTCGACAGTCAACGCGCACCATTTCAGCGGCAAGCAGCCGACTACGCCAGTTAATCGTTCTGATTATCTCGACCAGCGATATTCAGGCTTAAAAGATCTGAATTTCAATGAAAGCACATGGGACGAACGCGAAGACCTGATAGGCTGATTCGAGACTTTCGGATCGCCGCCGAACCGGTCGCGATCGCCATTTCAACACGCTGTCCGTCACGTTCCATTGCCATGAAACCGTACGCTGCTTCACTTCTCGCCGGTATTCTCGCCGGCGTCGTCTACGCGCTGATCGGCGTGCCGTCTCCGGCGCCGCCTACCATCGCGCTGGCCGGCTTGCTGGGCATTCTGGCGGGCGAACAGATTCTTCCCGTCGCGCGGCGGATGATCGGCGGCATTCGGCTCGGGACCGCGTGGCGCGAGGCGAAGTGCAGTCAGCACATGTTCGGTGCGCTGCCGGGCGGTCATGCGGCGGATGCTGGGGCGAAGCGCGATTGATGGCAGGACAGCCGGCTTGCGTGAGATCCCGGCGAGGTCTGCAAACGGCCGTCGGATTTGGACGTGAAGCGTTGCCGCATGCGGCTCTGAGCCGAGACCGCCGGCTTTTGCACGAAACGGACGATTGACGATTGACGCGCCTCGACGGTGTCGCGGCGCACACCGTCACGACGTCACGTTCTGCGCGCCAAGCTCGCCAAGCAAGCAGCCGGCTGCTTGCCCATCCCAACAGCAGCGCAACCGCTGGGCATTCGCCGGCGCCACCGTCGAACCACCTGTCGGCGAGCGATCGACGAATCCGCGCACGCCGCCCCCCCTCATCCCCCCGCCCCACCGCCTCCCCGCACCCCGCTCCGATAAGCCCCCGGCGGCACCCCATACCAGCGCTTGAACGCCTGCGAAAAGCTCGATAAATCGCTGAAGCCGAGCCGTTCGGCCACTTCGGTCAGCGGCAGATGCGCGTCGCCGAGCAGCGCCTCGGCCATCGCGCCGCGGGCCTCGGCCAGCAGCGTACGGAACGTCGTGCCCTCCTCCTGCAGCCGGCGCTTCAGCGTGCGCGGGCTCGTGTTCATCAGCCGTGCGATGTCGTCGAGCGAAAACGGCACGTTGCCGGGCGTCGCGGTCAGATACTGCCGCACCATCTCCGCCGTGCCAATCCGGGCACGCCGCGCATCGAGCAGATGCGCGCACATCTGCTCGCACATCGAAACGGTCAGCGGATTCGCATGCGGCAATGGACGGTCCAGAAACGTGCGATCGAACCCGAGGCTGTTCGCCCGCGCGCCGAA
This window encodes:
- a CDS encoding XapX domain-containing protein; amino-acid sequence: MKPYAASLLAGILAGVVYALIGVPSPAPPTIALAGLLGILAGEQILPVARRMIGGIRLGTAWREAKCSQHMFGALPGGHAADAGAKRD
- a CDS encoding DUF1427 family protein, whose product is MEPYLVSLGAGLLIGVIYSAIKVRSPAPPLIALVGLLGMLIGVQALPTVKQLFGF
- a CDS encoding hydrolase encodes the protein MSNPKLEVLTPHNSQLIFIDQQPQMAFGVQSIDRQTLKNNVVGLAKAAKVFNIPTTITTVESDSFSGHTYPELLDVFPNQKTLERTSMNSWDDQKVRDALAANGRKKVVVSGLWTEVCNTTFALCAMLEGDYEIYMVSDASGGTSQAAHDVAMQRMVQAGVVPVTWQQVLLEWQRDWARRETYDAVMAIAKEHSGAYGMGVDYAYTMVHKSAPRTATPHESIPPVPAK